A window of the Erpetoichthys calabaricus chromosome 10, fErpCal1.3, whole genome shotgun sequence genome harbors these coding sequences:
- the LOC114659634 gene encoding apelin receptor B-like, which translates to MGSHSAAATLLVTPNISDFFSALSSLETPILEDYMECDYKDWAPTLAIIPTVYILVFIVGSLGNGLVLKVYLQWPWTSSKLLHNQRHSKAGSRGLTDSFIASLALADLAFVFTLPLWAAYTSLGYNWPFGTTLCKLSSYLVVINMYASVFSLTCLSVERYFAIVRSLSFPWRMREGRSWLQLVPVITIWGLAAILGLPALIFRTAKLRLSEEHDLEELEVALDQREGSMSCEMDYSLLSPDADELAWNVALGLKSTLLGFVLPLVVMMLCYWSVGRAVFRHFGRRNLAMRSGRAGDASLEIRRQQRRLLSIIITLVCAFLTCWLPYHLNKTLSILTDLGLIPYSCSFDRFLVLAHPYATCLAYVNSCLNPLLYAYFDPSFRRRCAALLACNWTTAFTRRIAHFRSKMNEGAADFSNASEKDGKSHQHCGDSYLSEGSPPSGDTDNSE; encoded by the coding sequence ATGGGATCCCACTCTGCTGCGGCTACTCTCTTGGTTACTCCTAATATTTCGGACTTCTTTTCTGCACTGAGTAGTCTCGAGACCCCCATTCTGGAAGATTACATGGAGTGTGACTACAAAGACTGGGCCCCGACTCTGGCCATCATTCCCACCGTCTACATTCTGGTGTTCATCGTTGGCTCCCTGGGGAATGGCCTGGTCCTGAAGGTGTACCTGCAGTGGCCCTGGACTTCCAGTAAACTGCTCCACAACCAGAGGCACAGCAAAGCTGGCAGCAGGGGGCTGACGGACAGCTTTATTGCCAGTTTGGCCCTGGCAGACTTGGCTTTTGTCTTTACCCTTCCTCTGTGGGCTGCCTACACCTCACTGGGTTATAACTGGCCATTTGGCACAACGCTCTGCAAGCTGAGCAGCTACCTGGTGGTGATCAACATGTATGCCAGCGTCTTCTCCCTCACCTGCCTAAGCGTGGAGCGGTACTTTGCCATTGTGCGTTCGCTCTCTTTCCCCTGGAGGATGCGAGAAGGCCGGTCCTGGCTCCAGTTGGTGCCAGTCATAACAATATGGGGGCTGGCCGCCATTCTGGGGCTGCCGGCGTTAATCTTTCGCACTGCCAAGCTCCGACTTTCTGAGGAACATGACCTGGAGGAGCTGGAGGTTGCCCTTGACCAGAGGGAAGGCTCCATGTCCTGTGAGATGGACTACTCTTTATTGTCCCCGGACGCGGACGAACTGGCCTGGAACGTGGCCCTGGGCCTTAAGTCGACTCTGCTCGGCTTCGTCTTGCCGTTGGTGGTCATGATGCTTTGCTACTGGTCAGTCGGCCGAGCCGTTTTCAGACACTTTGGGCGCAGGAACCTGGCAATGAGGTCTGGCCGAGCAGGGGACGCATCCCTGGAAATCCGAAGGCAGCAGCGTCGGCTCTTGTCCATTATCATCACTCTGGTGTGCGCCTTCCTGACCTGCTGGCTGCCCTATCACCTCAACAAGACCTTGTCCATCCTCACTGACCTGGGCCTCATCCCCTACAGCTGTAGCTTTGACCGCTTCCTAGTGCTGGCTCACCCCTATGCCACCTGCTTGGCATATGTCAACAGCTGCCTTAACCCCCTCCTCTACGCCTATTTTGACCCCTCGTTCCGGAGACGCTGTGCCGCTTTGCTGGCTTGCAACTGGACCACCGCGTTCACCAGAAGAATTGCCCACTTTAGGTCAAAAATGAACGAGGGGGCGGCCGATTTTAGCAATGCCAGCGAAAAAGATGGCAAGAGCCACCAGCACTGCGGGGACTCGTATCTCTCGGAAGGTTCGCCACCTTCAGGGGACACTGATAATTCAGAGTGA